ATTCAGACCTGCCTCCCTGCCTCAGTCAAAACCTTGCCAAAGCTGCTTTCTAGACAAATTGGCAGAGGCGAGCGCTGCTCGCTAGCGGAAAGTGGAAAGTTCAAAGTTTGAAAGCCTGCTTACCGGAGGTAGGTGAAAAGTGCTAACAGCGTCACTCCGACAGAGTAGATTAGTGCGATAGCACTGACCTGCGACGAGGACGATTTGGTTGTACTTTTAGCGCTCTTCGACATTTGTAATGTCGTATCATCTATCGTAGGATTTGTAATCCGATACAGCCCATATTAGGAAGTCTCGCTCCGATAAATTAGTTTGGGAGCACCAAACAGGTGTCAGCAGCCTGTTTCCAGCACGCATTTGTTTTGAGAGGAATTGCACATCCTAAATGAGTGTGCTAAAAGAATAGTTGTAAGCCTAAATTAATAAAATATGGGAGCTGGTATTGGATTCGTAAAATCTGGACAACAAAGTGCCAATCAGAACAGAGATTATCTAAAAAACCGATCCAACTTCTCGCAAAAAGGACCAGGTAGCAGCAGAACCAAATTGACCTTTAAAGAGGCTAGTCCTGAAGAGCTGGAGGCTCGAAGAGTCAAACTTCGAGAACAAAAACATAAGGCTATTAAAAAACAAATCTTCTTAGGCATCTTATTAAGTCTAGTACTCCTGGGGCTCATTTGGTATTTGTTGAGTTAAAGAAACACGGTCCGAACAAGCCGAAAAGAGACCTAAAAGCGAAGTAGGCCAACCATTAAGAATGAATTACTATGATAGTATGGTCTGGAAGGGGTGTCCTTTCCATTTTAGTTTTGATTGCTTCGGTATTAATCCTCTCTGGCATTTTACCCAAGGAGCAGTTTGATTTCGCATTGGTCGCGGCATTTTTAATCACTGCAGCTTTTAGCTGGATCATGGGCAAAAAGTGGAACAGCAAAGAACCACAGGTACTGATCGACAAGGCCACCGGACAAGAATTGCTCCTGGAGCCTAACCACAGCTTGTTTTGGATCAAGATGCAGTACTGGGCTTTTATCTTTGGTGGGCTGGCTGTAGTGATACTCGTACAGCAGTTTTGATTGATTAGCAACCAAAAAACATATACCAACATGAAAAAGAAGTTGACCAAAAGAGACGTGATATTTTCTTACTAGGATTATTAACCGTAATAATCATCGATACTGCCATGAACTGGCCAGATGCGAAAACGGCTTTTATGAAGGGATATTCCGAATGTTACGACAAAACAGATAGTCAGATCAGCGAGCAGTAATATCAAGTTACAAACTTAGAAACATGGCATCCTCGTCTGGAGACGAGGACGATTAGGTAATGGCGCAAGCCTGCCTTTGTCGGCAGACAGGCGTCCGCTTGTGCCGCTTGTGTTCTGATGGCAGCAAGATTAGCCATCTGCTCTGCTCTTCGAACCGGATTCCTCGTCGCTGCGCTCTGTCGGAATGACGCGGAAACCAACGGCACTTCCTGTTCAGCCCTTCCTACCCGATCCGGCAGGCGGGCGATTAACTCAGGGTGACAGGGAATCTCCGCTGCCCTCATCTACACTTGTATGTTTCCGTCGGTTTTTATATCTTAGAAACTATGAAACCAACCGGCTATCCCTTTCAGGACTGTTATTCAGTTCCCCTTTACTCTCATTTTTTCAGCAGCATTTTTTTCGACAGTATAGATTTCTATCATGCCATTATCTGGCATAAGATCCTCTTTCATGCAAGGTCCTTGCAACCTGCAGGGACAAATCATGGCTTCATGCAAGGCTCCTGCAAGTTGCAGGAAGGATGCATGAGCTCATGCAAACACCAAACAAGTTGCAGCGACTCATCCGATGTTCATGCAAAGCCCCTGCAAGCTGTAGGAGCTGATTCGACATTCATGCAGATCACGGAGCAGTCCTTTTCTGATTTGCATGAACCCAGTTATGTAAACATATTTTTTCACCAAATAAACTTAAACTATGCTAGATGGAATAACACTTAGTAATCTGCGCAACCCTGAGTTCGCACAATTTATGAGCGATGTACTGACCCTGGTCGAGCGCAAGGACCCTGTGGCCATGAAGGTCGACACAGCCTACACCAACCTCAAAACCGAAAACGACCAGCTAACCCAATTGCTCAATCCTATAAAGGGCAGCAAACTGACGGCCCAGATGGAGGCAGCCGACGACCTGCGCGATCAGCTGTTGGTAGGGATCAATTCGATCGTGACCGGCTTCACCTATCACTACGAGGAGGAACTGCGCAGGCATGCAGAGGTGCTGCTCAAGCATCTGGATCAGTTCGGCGGGAGTGGTCTGGCACGCGAAAACTACCAGAGCGAAACGGCAGGCATCAACAGCATGCTGCTCGATTGGGAAAGTGAATCCGCCCTGTCTGCGGCCATCACCGAGCTAAACCTCGAGGGATGGAAGACTAAGCTGCAGGAGGCGAATGACGATTTTTCGGACCTCTTCCTGAACCGCACCGAGGAGAATAGCGCAGGAGAGGTCGTAAGCGTACGCGAGCAGCGCAACAAAATGCGCCCACTCTACTACCGCCTACGAGATGTGATCGCCAGCTATCACACCATCGAGAATGGAGCAGAGCCCTACCACACCGTTGTGAAGCAGCTCAACGCCCTGATCGACAAATACAAGCGCCTCCTCACCAGCCGCCAGGGCAAAGCCGTGGAGGAATTAGTTGGGATAGATTAAGGTTTGATAGATGGTTCCTAATTGCAATCAGGAACCATCTATCATAGTGCTTTTCGACATTTGCAATGTCGAAAGAAAGATCGTAGGATTTGTAATCCGCTTTTATCAAAGATATGGGACATGCATATGTTATCAGGGACCAGGGTGCCATGCACTTTGTCACCTTCACTGTACATCAATGGGTGGACGTATTTACTCGGCCACATTATCGAGAGATTTTACTGGAGAGCCTGCGTCACTGCCAGACCTATAAGGGGCTGGAGATTTATGCTTGGGTAATCATGAGCAACCATTGTCATCTGATGCTACGTGCACAAGATGAAAACCTCAGCGACATCATTCGGGATTTCAAAAAATTTACCTCTAAGAAAATATACAAATCTATACAGGAGAATAGCAAAGAAAGCCGACGCGAATGGCTGCTAATGAGCCTAAGCACCGAGGGCCGTATATGGTTTTGGAATGAAGGTTATCATGGAGAGGAAGTATTGAGCAAGCAGTTTTTTGAATCCAAAGTAGATTACATTCATGCCAACCCTGTAGTAGCTGGCATAGTAGCCAAAGAAGAAGAATACCTCATGAGCAGTGCGGGAGACTTTTATGGAATCAGAAAAGGGCCTCTCAATTTGAGTCGTCCTTGAAATAATGAGATTATGAATATCGGATTACAAATCCTACGATAGATGGTTCCTGATTGCAAATCAGGAACAGCCTTGGCTAGGCAATATGCAGGGCTTAAGAGCCTATTAGACTATGAGCTGATCCAGTAGACAAGTTGCAAACTTGAAACCATGGCATCTAAACCTCCACCGATCCTTTGAACACCTGCACAGCGGGCCCAATCAATTTGATATCGGTAAAGCCGCCGTTGTTCTTTTTGAATTGGACTTGTAGCTCTCCACCCTTGGATTGCACCTTGATGGGACTCATCAGGCCCTTGTCTGCAGAGGCCAGGCACGAAGCGGTGATCCCTGTTCCGCAGGAAAGCGTCTCGTCCTCCACTCCTCGCTCATAGGTGCGCACGAACACCTCGTGCTGATTGATGATCTCCACAAAGTTGACGTTGGTACCTGCAGGCTTGTATTGCTCAGAGTAGCGAATGGTCGCACCTTGCTTTTTGACAGGTGCATCAGCAGCACGCTCTACGAATAGGATGTGATGCGGCGATCCATTGTTGAGGAAATAATGATCTTCGAATCTTTCTGGAGCTACCTGATCTTTCATGCATAGGTGCACGATCCCATCTTCGATCGTAGCGGCATATTCTCCATCTATCGTATTGAAGCGAGTTTCGTCTCCGATGATATCCAGAAAGCGGGCAAAGTTAACGGCACAGCGGCTGCCATTGCCACAGAGGCTCTGCGACCCATCAGCATTGAAGTAGACCATGTCAAAGTCCAGACTGTCATGATTCTCTATCAGAATCAAGCCATCGGCTCCTATGCCAGTTCGGCGGTTACATAGCTGAGCAATCCACTCCACCTCATGGCTGAGTGCTTTGTCACGGTTATCAATCATGATAAAATCATTGCCCGTGCCCTGATATTTGTAGAAATCAACAGACATAGTACTAAGAAAACTTCAGGTTAGATACGAAAAACCGGGAGCCCGGTTGGCTAAAAAAAAAGCCATTCGTTCGAGACGAATGGCTTCAAATTTCTTGAAAGCCCTAGAATTAAAGTTTCTCTTTGATTCTTGCAGCCTTACCTTTTCTACCTCTCAAGTAGTAAAGTCTCGCTCTTCTCACTTTACCTTTTCTCAATACTTCGATTTTATCGATGTTTGGAGACAAGATTGGGAAAATTCTTTCTACAGCAATACCACTAGAGATTTTTCTTACAGTGAAAGTCTCACCGTTACTGCTAGAGTTTTTTCTCTGCATTACTGTTCCTTGAAACTGCTGGATTCTCTCCTTGTTACCCTCAGTAATTCTTACGTGGATATTTACAGTATCGCCAGGTCCGAAAGAAGGAAATGCATCTCTTCTCCCTTTATATTCTTCTTCGATAAGTTTTATTAACTCGCTCATTGTATTAGCTTTTTATGCCGTCTCAAAAATCGGACTGCAAATATAGGAAAATATTATTGAAAGAATAAAGAAGCTTTGGGATATAAATTACTGAAATTCTGAACTTTTTACCTACAGGGCTTCATTCATCCGTTAATTTAAATCCATCGAGGCAGAAACCGCCTCAAGATCTATACTTCGCTATCCTTGCCCAGTAAATCGGGTCTTTTCATTCGAGTTCGCTCCACTGCCTGATCAAAGCGCCAGTCTTCTATCTTGGCCGTGTGTCCTGAGGTAAGTACCTCCGGCACCTTCCAACCTTTGTATTCGGCTGGCCTTGTATACACAGGGGGCGCCACCAGATTGTCCTGAAAAGAATCCGTCAGTGCAGATGTCTCGTCATTCATCACACCAGGAATCAATCGAATCACTGAATCCGCTACCACTGCGGCAGCTAATTCCCCTCCTGTCAAGACATAGTCACCGATGCTGATCTCACGGGTTACGAGATACTCTCGCACCCTCTCGTCCACACCTTTGTAGTGTCCACACAGCAGGATGATATTATTGTGAAGACTCAGCTCATTAGATATATTCTGCGACAGCAGTTCACCATCAGGACTCATGTAGATCACCTCGTCATAGTCGCGCTGGGCCTTCAATTCGGAGATACATTTGTCTATCGGCTCGATCATCAACACCATACCGGCTCCCCCACCAAAGGCATAATCATCGATCTGATTGTGCTTATTAATGGCATAGTCTCGCAGATTGTGCACATGGATATGCGCCAACCCTTTGTCAGCCGCACGCTTCAATATGCTCTGGTCTACGGTACCCGTAAACATCTCCGGTATGCATGTAATGATATCAATCCTCATCTTCTTCCAGATATACGTCTAGTAAGCCCTCAGGCAATTTCGCCTCTATGCATTGCTTTTCAAAATCCACCGAACGAATGATCTCATCATTGATCGGAATCATGACTTCTTTGCCTTGATGAATGATAGACAGCAGGTTTTGTGGAGCAATTTCATAAACCTGATCTACCACTCCCAGTTCCTTACCATCTTCGACCATCATGAGGCCCACTAGCTGATGATAGTAGTATTCTCCTTCCGGCAATTCAGGCAGGGCATTGAGCGGCAGATACAGCTCCTGACCCACCAGTCGTTCCGCATCTTCTATGGTATCTACTTCTTCGAATTTGGTGATAGACTTCTTAGGATTGACCTGAATATACTCCAAAAAAAATGGAACCAGTGCGTTGCCTTGTTTGACAAACACTGATTCCAAATCTTGATAGTCGAGTGGGTTGTCCACGTCCAAAAAGACCTGAATCTCCCCTTTCAATCCATGCGTCTTGATCACATAACCCAATTGGTAGCAATCTTCGACTTTCATTGACTGATTACTCTGCTTTCTTTTCTTCTTCAGCAGGTGCTTCCGCTTCTGCAGCTGGCGCCTCTTCAGTTGCCTCTGCTGCTGGCGCTTCTTCAGCCGCCTCTTCGCCACCTTCTGCTTCAGCAGCTTCTACTGCCTCTGCTTCTTCAACAACGATGTTTTTCTTAGCGATTTCTTCAGCTCTAGCTGCAGAAATTTTAGCTTCCGCTTCTAGTTTTGCTTTCTTCTCAGCAGCTTGTGTTTTAGCCAATGAGTCAGCAGCACCTTGTACTTTAGCTTCTTTTTCACTCCACCATGCATCGAATTTCTTGTCTGCATCTTCCTGAGTGATCGCACCTTTGTTTACTCCTACCTGCAAGTGTTTTTTGTACATTACGCCTTGCTCAGAAAGGATTTTTTTGGCTGTCTCTGTAGGTACAGCTCCATCCAACAACCACTTCAATGCGCCATCTCTATCAATGTCTACCAATGGAGGGTGGTGATTTGGATTGAATGAACCTAACTTCTCGATAAATTTACCATCACGTGGCGCTCGAGCGTCCGCTACAACTACGTCGTAGATCGGTTGTTTTTTTCGACCTCTTCGGGCCAATCTAATTTTTACTGCCATTATTTTATAATGTTAAATGTGCGCGGATCACGTCCGCATTATTTAAAAAGTCCGCAAATATAGCTTAAATCTTTTTCTTAGATAAATAATTGTCAGGACTTTAAGGGAGCTAAATCTCTGATTATCACCAATGAGTTAAAAAGGCGACTAGTAGAACTCATGATTTTGAAAGTTTTTTCCCTAATTTCATGTCAAATACATCATGAATGCCTGTCACCACCATTACTTACAAAGAAAAAAAGATCGTTTTCATTCATTTTGAGGGATGCAACAAGAAAGAGGACATGCTCAATGTGGTCAAGGAAACAACTGATTATTTATTGGCATTCCCGGACAAAGATATTCGCGTACTTTTTGATTTCTCTCTGGCCTTTGGCAGTAAGGAATATATGAAACTCGCTCAAGAGGGCAGGGAAAGAGTGTACAAGGTAAAAAACCTCAAAAGCGCCTGTTTTGGCCTCAATGCGGCGAAAAAAGTTTTGCTGCATGTATATAATGCCATCACCAATACCAGAGGGCTAGCTCCCTTCAGCTCTCGAGAAGAGGCGCTTGAATATCTCATCAGCCCTAATTAATTCAGAATTACAGAGCCTATTATTGGACATCTGCTGTCAAAAAAGTCTTTTGTTTCATGATTTAAGCTTAAATTTTAGAAAGAAAAGACCGAAAGACTATGCCAATTACTACCCTCTCACACCAATCCAAAAAAGTTGTATTCATAGACTATGAAGGCTGCAGCAACAAAGATGACATGCTCGATATGGTTCGTCAAACGACTGAGTATGTGTTGAGCCTCCCTGACCCTCATGTACTCATGCTCTTTGATTACACCCATGCTTTTGGTAGTCGAGATTACATGAAACTCGCGCAGGAAAGCAGAGACAAAATCTATAAAGCAAAGTCTACCAAAAGTGCATGTATCGGAATCAGTGGCATCAAAAAAGTACTATTGCAAGGATACAATGCGATAGGCGGAAGCCGTGGATTAAAGCCTTTCAACACCAAGGAGGAGGCGCTTGATTATCTTGTAAGCGATGATTAAAAACCTCATCTTCAAAACTTATCGAATCATCATAAATATCGATAATTCTTATAGGGCTTGATAGTATGCTCTGCTTAATATTGCGCCATAATATTAAAAGAAAGAACAAATGAGATTACCTATCATAAAACACTCACTAGAATTTATCAAAGAAAACGATGAGGACTGGGTCAACGAAACCATCGAATTTTTAGAGCACATGGCTGACGCCAAAGGTATCAAAGACGAAGAGCTGGAAGTAATCGGCGAATTGCTATCCAATATGTACGGTGCCTTAGAGGTCAACAAAGAAATTAAAAATGGTAAGCCCGAAAAAGAAGCACTCAATGAATTCATGGGCCGAGTGATGGGGTCGATTGGCAAGTAATAATAGACACTAGATTCTAGATGTTAAAAACAAAAGCCCCAGACTGTCGGGTCGTGGGGCTCTCTGTGAATTTCACATTTTCAACTCTAAAGTCTTACATGTGCAATGGACGGCTGTCTGTAGCTGCCAGACATGCCTCTTTCACTGCTTCCATATAGGTCGGGTGAGCATGTGACATACGTGACACGTCTTCTGCAGAAGCTCTGAACTCCATCGCAGTAACGCCTGCAGCAATCATATCAGCTGCTCTCGCACCTATGATGTGAACACCTAAAATTTCATCTGTAGACTTGTCTGCCAGGATTTTCACCAAACCATCGGTATCCATACTTGCTCTGGCACGACCAAGTGCCTTGTATGGGAAAGAACCTACTTTGTATGCACGTCCCTCTTCCTTCAACTGCTCCTCGGTCTGACCTACACCTGCTACTTCCGGCCAGGTATATACTACACCTGGGATTAGATTGTAGTTGATATGTGGCTTCTGACCCGCGATGGCTTCTGCTACATATACGCCTTCTTCCTCTGCTTTGTGTGCGAGCATCGCTCCTTTCACCACATCACCGATGGCGTAGATATTGTCAACATTAGTTTTCAGATGAGCATCTGTTTCGATTCTACCAGCCTTGTCAGTAGTGATTCCTACGTTTTCCAGGCCTAGTTTATCTGTATACGCTCTTCGACCTACAGACACCAAACAATAATCTCCTTTTAGCTCCAGCACTTCACCTTTTGGTGTATCGGCTTTTACCGTTACAGTTTTAGCTGTTCCTTTCACCTCTGTCACCTTGTGCTTAGTATAGATCTTCATACCCAGCTTCTTGAGTGACTTAGTCAGCTCCTTAGACATAGTGCTATCCATACCTGGAATAATGCGATCGAAGTATTCTACCACAGACACCTCTGATCCCAATCGCGCATAGACAGAACCTAATTCCAACCCAATGACACCACCACCGATGATGATCATGTGCTTAGGCACTTCCTTCAGCTCCAATGCTTCTGTACTGGTGATCACACGTTTCTTGTCGATCTCTATAAAGGGCAATGAAGAAGGCTTAGACCCCGTCGCAATGATCACTTTGTCAGTAGAAATGGTTTCTTCCTTCTCGCCTGCTACTTTGATCGTGTTTTTGTCCACGAAAGATCCGTGACCGTTGAAAACATCGATTTTGTTTTTCTTCATCAGATAAGCAATCCCCTCTACGTTCTGCTTCACCACATCGCCCTTGCGAGCAATCATTTGTTTGAAGTTCACCTTTGGGGCAGGGATATCGATTCCATGCTCCTTGAAGGTATGCTCTGCATTGTGGAAGTGCTCCGAAGAGTCCAACAAAGCTTTGGATGGAATACAGCCTACATTGAGACAAGTACCACCCAGTGTATTATATTTTTCGATGATCGCGACCTTCATCCCCAGCTGAGCACATCTGATAGCTGCAACATACCCACCAGGGCCAGATCCGATTACTGTTATGTCGTATTTCATGTTTGTTTAGTAGTTAGACTCTAGATACTAGATTTTAGAAATCTAGCGTCTAGAATCTAGGTTCTAATATCTATTTATATGCCTAACATTAGACGCGCTGGATCTTCAAGCAGTTGCTTTACTCTGACCAGGAAGCTAACTGACTCACGGCCGTCGATGATTCTGTGGTCGTATGATAGAGCCAAGTACATGATCGGTCTGATTTCTACCTGTCCGTTGATCGCTACCGGGCGCTCTACGATATTGTGCATACCGAGGATAGCCGACTGTGGCGCGTTGATGATCGGAGTAGAAAGCATAGAACCAAAGATACCACCGTTGGTCACAGTGAAGGTACCACCCTGCATCTCGTCGATACTGAGCTTGTTATCTCTTGCTTTTTTCGCCAGGCGAACTACTTCGCTTTCAATCTGATTGAAAGAAAGAGATTCGGCATTTCTAATCACTGGAACAACCAATCCTTTAGGAGCAGAAACAGCAATCGATACGTCACAATAATCGTTGTACACGATCTCATCTCCATCGATCTGGGCATTGACTGCTGGCCACTCCTGGAGCGCCATGCAAGAAGCCTTGATGAAGAAAGACATGAATCCAAGACCTACTTCGTACTTGTCTTTGAATGCATCTTTGTATTTCTTTCTCAAGTCCATGATTGGCTTCATGTCTACCTCATTGAAGGTAGTCAACATCGCCGTTTCGTTCTTCACAGACACCAGTCTTCTCGAAACTGTCTTTCTCAATGGAGTCAGTTTCTTTCTGGTTTGCTCACGCGTACCGCCCACTGCTGGAGCAGCAGGAGCTGCTTCTTTAGCTGGTGCAGCTTTTGGAGCCTCTTTCTTAGGAGCTGATTTCTCAGCTGCCATCGCATCTTCTTTGGTGATGCGACCGTCTTTTCCAGTTCCTTTTACCTGAGAAGCATCGATTCCCTTCTCTGCCAAAATCTTGGCTGCAGCAGGTGATGGATGGCCCGCAGCATAGTTGTCTTCACTCTCTGATGAAGCAGATGCAGCAGGGGCACTAGACGATGAAGCCGCAGCTGGAGCATCTCCCTCTACCACTTCGATCTTACAGATCATACCACCAATTTCGATAGTATCTCCCTCTTGCGCTACGATATTTAGAATACCTCGAGCCTCAGCAGTGAGTTCGAAAGTTGCTTTGTCTGACTCGATTTCAGCGATGATTTCGTCCAGCTCTACCATATCGCCATCTTCTTTCACCCAAGAACCTACGGTCACTTCAGTGATCGACTCGCCGACGGTAGGCACAATCATTTCATATATTTCACCTGTTTTCCCTCCTCCAGATGAAGCTGGAGCCGCGGCAGGCGCACTTTCTTTTTCAGCTGGAGCAGATGATCCGGCACCTTCTACAGCAGAATCATCAATGGTACACACGATGGTTCCGATCTCGATGGTTTCACCTTCTTCTACTTTGATGCTTAGCACACCAGCAGCCTCAGCGTTCAGTTCGAAAGTTGCTTTATCAGATTCTAATTCACAGATCACTTCGTCCATTTCGACGTAGTCCCCGTCTTGTTTGGTCCATTGGGAGATCGTCACTTCCGTGATCGACTCGCCAACCGTTGGTATTTTTACCTCAATCATATTTCTATGTATTCAATATTTTGTTTCGATGATTAATTAAGAGAAAGCCTCCGTAATGATGGCTTCTTGCTCTTGTTTGTGGACTTTCGCAAATCCGGTCGCTGGAGATGCAGCTGCCTTTCTGGAAATCACATCTTTCTTCACTTCTCTGAATGATCTCAAGATAAATGACCAGGCCCCCATATTTTCGGGCTCTTCCTGTACCCAGTGAACAGTCTTCACGTCATATTTATCCAGCTCAGCCATTACCTGCTTCTTAGGGAATGGGTGTAGCTGCTCGACGCGAATGATTGCAACATCCTTGCGCTTGTCTTTTTGCTGCTTTTCTAGCAGATCGAAATAAACCTTACCAGTACACAACAAGACTTTCTTCACTTTCTTAGAATCTACATAGTCATCGCCGATTACCTCCTGGAATTTACCATCTGTAAATTCTTCCAGCTTAGATACTACCAAAGGATGTCTAAACAATGACTTTGGCGACATCAAAATACACGGCATACGGAATGGCATAGCCAGCTGACGTCTGATCATGTGGAAATAATTGGATGGCTTTGTCAGGTTACAGATATACATGTTGTTACCTGATGCCAACTGCAAGTATCTCTCTGGACGTGCGTTGGAGTGCTCCGGTCCCTGACCTTCGTATCCATGAGGTAGAAGGAGAACCAACCCATTCATTCTTCTCCATTTGGTATAAGAACACGAGATG
This is a stretch of genomic DNA from Reichenbachiella ulvae. It encodes these proteins:
- a CDS encoding DUF6261 family protein, coding for MSDVLTLVERKDPVAMKVDTAYTNLKTENDQLTQLLNPIKGSKLTAQMEAADDLRDQLLVGINSIVTGFTYHYEEELRRHAEVLLKHLDQFGGSGLARENYQSETAGINSMLLDWESESALSAAITELNLEGWKTKLQEANDDFSDLFLNRTEENSAGEVVSVREQRNKMRPLYYRLRDVIASYHTIENGAEPYHTVVKQLNALIDKYKRLLTSRQGKAVEELVGID
- a CDS encoding REP-associated tyrosine transposase, with protein sequence MGHAYVIRDQGAMHFVTFTVHQWVDVFTRPHYREILLESLRHCQTYKGLEIYAWVIMSNHCHLMLRAQDENLSDIIRDFKKFTSKKIYKSIQENSKESRREWLLMSLSTEGRIWFWNEGYHGEEVLSKQFFESKVDYIHANPVVAGIVAKEEEYLMSSAGDFYGIRKGPLNLSRP
- the dapF gene encoding diaminopimelate epimerase, translated to MSVDFYKYQGTGNDFIMIDNRDKALSHEVEWIAQLCNRRTGIGADGLILIENHDSLDFDMVYFNADGSQSLCGNGSRCAVNFARFLDIIGDETRFNTIDGEYAATIEDGIVHLCMKDQVAPERFEDHYFLNNGSPHHILFVERAADAPVKKQGATIRYSEQYKPAGTNVNFVEIINQHEVFVRTYERGVEDETLSCGTGITASCLASADKGLMSPIKVQSKGGELQVQFKKNNGGFTDIKLIGPAVQVFKGSVEV
- the rplS gene encoding 50S ribosomal protein L19, encoding MSELIKLIEEEYKGRRDAFPSFGPGDTVNIHVRITEGNKERIQQFQGTVMQRKNSSSNGETFTVRKISSGIAVERIFPILSPNIDKIEVLRKGKVRRARLYYLRGRKGKAARIKEKL
- the trmD gene encoding tRNA (guanosine(37)-N1)-methyltransferase TrmD, with amino-acid sequence MRIDIITCIPEMFTGTVDQSILKRAADKGLAHIHVHNLRDYAINKHNQIDDYAFGGGAGMVLMIEPIDKCISELKAQRDYDEVIYMSPDGELLSQNISNELSLHNNIILLCGHYKGVDERVREYLVTREISIGDYVLTGGELAAAVVADSVIRLIPGVMNDETSALTDSFQDNLVAPPVYTRPAEYKGWKVPEVLTSGHTAKIEDWRFDQAVERTRMKRPDLLGKDSEV
- the rimM gene encoding ribosome maturation factor RimM (Essential for efficient processing of 16S rRNA); this encodes MKVEDCYQLGYVIKTHGLKGEIQVFLDVDNPLDYQDLESVFVKQGNALVPFFLEYIQVNPKKSITKFEEVDTIEDAERLVGQELYLPLNALPELPEGEYYYHQLVGLMMVEDGKELGVVDQVYEIAPQNLLSIIHQGKEVMIPINDEIIRSVDFEKQCIEAKLPEGLLDVYLEEDED
- a CDS encoding 30S ribosomal protein S16 → MAVKIRLARRGRKKQPIYDVVVADARAPRDGKFIEKLGSFNPNHHPPLVDIDRDGALKWLLDGAVPTETAKKILSEQGVMYKKHLQVGVNKGAITQEDADKKFDAWWSEKEAKVQGAADSLAKTQAAEKKAKLEAEAKISAARAEEIAKKNIVVEEAEAVEAAEAEGGEEAAEEAPAAEATEEAPAAEAEAPAEEEKKAE
- a CDS encoding DUF6952 family protein, with the translated sequence MRLPIIKHSLEFIKENDEDWVNETIEFLEHMADAKGIKDEELEVIGELLSNMYGALEVNKEIKNGKPEKEALNEFMGRVMGSIGK
- the lpdA gene encoding dihydrolipoyl dehydrogenase, whose product is MKYDITVIGSGPGGYVAAIRCAQLGMKVAIIEKYNTLGGTCLNVGCIPSKALLDSSEHFHNAEHTFKEHGIDIPAPKVNFKQMIARKGDVVKQNVEGIAYLMKKNKIDVFNGHGSFVDKNTIKVAGEKEETISTDKVIIATGSKPSSLPFIEIDKKRVITSTEALELKEVPKHMIIIGGGVIGLELGSVYARLGSEVSVVEYFDRIIPGMDSTMSKELTKSLKKLGMKIYTKHKVTEVKGTAKTVTVKADTPKGEVLELKGDYCLVSVGRRAYTDKLGLENVGITTDKAGRIETDAHLKTNVDNIYAIGDVVKGAMLAHKAEEEGVYVAEAIAGQKPHINYNLIPGVVYTWPEVAGVGQTEEQLKEEGRAYKVGSFPYKALGRARASMDTDGLVKILADKSTDEILGVHIIGARAADMIAAGVTAMEFRASAEDVSRMSHAHPTYMEAVKEACLAATDSRPLHM
- the odhB gene encoding 2-oxoglutarate dehydrogenase complex dihydrolipoyllysine-residue succinyltransferase, which codes for MIEVKIPTVGESITEVTISQWTKQDGDYVEMDEVICELESDKATFELNAEAAGVLSIKVEEGETIEIGTIVCTIDDSAVEGAGSSAPAEKESAPAAAPASSGGGKTGEIYEMIVPTVGESITEVTVGSWVKEDGDMVELDEIIAEIESDKATFELTAEARGILNIVAQEGDTIEIGGMICKIEVVEGDAPAAASSSSAPAASASSESEDNYAAGHPSPAAAKILAEKGIDASQVKGTGKDGRITKEDAMAAEKSAPKKEAPKAAPAKEAAPAAPAVGGTREQTRKKLTPLRKTVSRRLVSVKNETAMLTTFNEVDMKPIMDLRKKYKDAFKDKYEVGLGFMSFFIKASCMALQEWPAVNAQIDGDEIVYNDYCDVSIAVSAPKGLVVPVIRNAESLSFNQIESEVVRLAKKARDNKLSIDEMQGGTFTVTNGGIFGSMLSTPIINAPQSAILGMHNIVERPVAINGQVEIRPIMYLALSYDHRIIDGRESVSFLVRVKQLLEDPARLMLGI